The following proteins come from a genomic window of Corynebacterium hansenii:
- a CDS encoding serine hydrolase, translated as MRAGSTRKRPGLIAAALAVTAMLVGCAGTSPEEGPGTETRVAEPTDGWDPAEEVEWTDAQEILDDAVAEFSELYGIDLAAYVRVIDGPYRGLTASAGGDERQYSASTIKAPLVVTALDKFGDDLDEVVTADWEDAVGGSVIGPGEYTVESLLRYVMAYSDNTAANALIDAVGGFDAVNGIIEDAGVDGERYHLGNKMNTPNPTGDRSWFSPSQSALFMARIQEVADGHGDHAFIDRDTARTALTYLTYGGAQKFAMYVGGAAQKTGDTIEGTNDHGILYSGAGPVAFGITTRFETPMNELTDALLGRLGGRIAALLPDYNLLGAGGKAPSPKEAATWNADADGDGIADRLGGTEGPGDPLYDETLEPDWFNPHRAV; from the coding sequence ATGCGAGCGGGATCTACGAGGAAGCGGCCCGGCCTCATCGCGGCCGCCCTGGCGGTGACGGCGATGCTGGTCGGCTGCGCGGGAACGTCCCCGGAGGAGGGCCCGGGCACCGAAACCCGCGTCGCCGAGCCGACCGACGGATGGGATCCCGCGGAGGAGGTCGAATGGACCGATGCCCAGGAGATCCTCGATGACGCCGTGGCGGAGTTCTCCGAGCTGTACGGCATCGATCTGGCCGCCTACGTCCGCGTCATCGACGGCCCCTACCGCGGCCTGACCGCGTCGGCGGGCGGCGACGAGAGGCAGTATTCGGCGTCGACCATCAAGGCCCCGCTCGTGGTGACGGCCCTCGACAAGTTCGGCGACGACCTCGATGAAGTCGTCACCGCCGATTGGGAGGACGCCGTGGGCGGAAGCGTCATCGGCCCGGGCGAGTACACCGTCGAGTCGCTGCTCAGGTACGTCATGGCCTACTCCGACAACACCGCCGCCAACGCCCTCATCGACGCCGTGGGCGGATTCGACGCGGTCAACGGGATCATCGAGGACGCGGGGGTGGACGGCGAGCGCTACCACCTGGGCAACAAGATGAACACGCCGAATCCGACCGGCGACCGATCGTGGTTCTCGCCGAGCCAGTCGGCGCTGTTCATGGCGCGGATCCAGGAGGTCGCCGACGGCCACGGCGATCACGCGTTCATCGACCGGGACACGGCCCGGACGGCGCTGACCTACCTCACCTACGGCGGGGCCCAGAAGTTCGCCATGTACGTCGGCGGCGCCGCGCAGAAGACGGGCGACACCATCGAGGGCACGAACGACCACGGCATCCTGTACTCCGGCGCGGGGCCGGTGGCCTTCGGCATCACCACCCGCTTCGAGACCCCGATGAACGAGCTCACCGATGCCCTGCTGGGCCGGCTCGGCGGCAGGATCGCCGCGCTGCTGCCGGATTACAACCTCCTCGGCGCGGGCGGAAAGGCCCCGAGCCCGAAGGAGGCCGCCACCTGGAACGCCGACGCGGACGGCGACGGCATCGCCGATCGCCTCGGCGGAACCGAGGGCCCGGGGGACCCGCTTTACGACGAGACCCTCGAGCCGGATTGGTTCAACCCCCACCGCGCGGTCTAG
- the glgB gene encoding 1,4-alpha-glucan branching protein GlgB yields MSATDPRLTIPAGDMDRLRSCTHHDPHSFYGAHLIDGDTVIRTRIFGATSVTVASTRGDFEAEPVGDDVYAALVPGDLAFDYRLRITWADGSVEERADGYRFLPTVREGDLHLIGEGRHERLWEALGAHPRTYETELGEVSGVSFAVWAPNARGVAVIGDFCMWNGAQYPMRSMGGSGVWEVFIPGVGPGDVYKFAITTPEGHRRDKADPMAYATEVPPATGSIVAESEYEWRDDAWMAERSATDWQSQPMSIYEVHLGSWKKDLSYEVMAEQLVRYVKEMGYTHVEFMPVAEHPFSGSWGYQVTSYYAPTSRFGSPDQLRGLIDAFHAAGIGVIVDWVPGHFPKDDWALARFDGTACYEHPDWRRGEQKDWGTYVFDFGRNEVRNFLYANALYWAEEFHVDGLRVDAVASMLYLDYSRNEGEWLPNQYGGRENLDAMQFLQEFNATVHKHHPGFLTIAEESTSWPGVTAPTEHGGLGFDMKWNMGWMNDTLEYFSKDPIHRSYHHHEVTFAMVYAYSEKFILPFSHDEVVHGKGSLWERIPGDDWNKAAGLRTLLSFMWGHPGKQLLFQGQELGQNREWNHDESIAWDNLDGWGGEFHRGIQLLVKDLNAIYRGTDALWSRDDRPEGFSWINADDANNSVLSFVRYGEDGSALACVYNLSGATQERYRIGVPRAGEWTEVLNTNDERYAGSGYGLNGTLTAQQFGWNGQDQSFELTLPAHTAVWFRHEG; encoded by the coding sequence ATGAGCGCCACCGATCCGCGCCTGACCATCCCGGCCGGAGACATGGATCGTCTCCGCAGCTGCACGCACCACGATCCCCATTCGTTCTACGGCGCGCATCTGATCGACGGCGACACCGTCATCCGCACCCGCATCTTCGGGGCGACCTCGGTGACGGTCGCGTCCACCCGCGGCGACTTCGAGGCCGAGCCGGTGGGCGACGACGTCTACGCGGCGCTGGTCCCGGGCGACCTGGCCTTCGACTACCGCCTGCGCATCACGTGGGCCGACGGTTCCGTCGAGGAGCGCGCGGATGGCTACCGCTTCCTGCCGACGGTCCGCGAGGGCGATCTGCACCTGATCGGCGAGGGCCGCCACGAGCGCCTGTGGGAGGCGCTCGGCGCGCACCCCCGCACCTACGAGACCGAACTGGGCGAGGTGTCGGGCGTGTCCTTCGCGGTGTGGGCGCCCAACGCCCGCGGCGTCGCGGTGATCGGCGACTTCTGCATGTGGAACGGCGCCCAGTACCCGATGCGCTCGATGGGCGGCTCGGGCGTGTGGGAGGTCTTCATCCCGGGCGTCGGGCCGGGCGACGTCTACAAGTTCGCCATCACCACGCCGGAGGGCCACCGCCGCGACAAGGCCGACCCGATGGCCTACGCCACCGAGGTCCCGCCGGCCACGGGGTCGATCGTCGCCGAGTCCGAGTACGAGTGGCGCGACGACGCGTGGATGGCCGAGCGTTCGGCCACCGACTGGCAGTCGCAGCCGATGTCCATCTACGAGGTCCACCTGGGCTCGTGGAAGAAGGACCTCTCCTACGAGGTCATGGCGGAGCAGCTGGTGCGCTACGTCAAGGAGATGGGCTACACGCACGTGGAGTTCATGCCGGTCGCCGAGCACCCGTTCTCCGGTTCCTGGGGCTACCAGGTGACGTCCTACTACGCGCCGACCAGCCGCTTCGGTTCACCGGACCAGCTGCGCGGGCTCATCGACGCCTTCCACGCCGCCGGCATCGGCGTCATCGTGGACTGGGTCCCGGGGCACTTCCCCAAGGACGACTGGGCGCTGGCGCGTTTCGACGGCACCGCCTGCTACGAGCACCCCGACTGGCGCCGCGGCGAGCAGAAGGACTGGGGCACCTACGTCTTCGACTTCGGCCGCAACGAGGTCCGCAACTTCCTGTACGCCAACGCCCTGTACTGGGCGGAGGAGTTCCACGTCGACGGCCTGCGCGTCGACGCCGTCGCGTCGATGCTCTACCTCGACTACTCCCGCAACGAGGGCGAATGGCTGCCCAACCAGTACGGCGGCCGCGAGAACCTGGACGCCATGCAGTTCCTGCAGGAGTTCAACGCGACGGTGCACAAGCACCACCCGGGCTTCCTCACCATCGCCGAGGAGTCGACGTCGTGGCCGGGCGTCACCGCGCCGACCGAGCACGGCGGCCTGGGCTTCGACATGAAGTGGAACATGGGCTGGATGAACGACACCCTGGAGTACTTCTCCAAGGACCCGATCCACCGCTCGTACCACCATCATGAGGTCACCTTCGCGATGGTCTACGCCTACTCCGAGAAGTTCATCCTGCCGTTCAGCCACGACGAGGTCGTGCACGGCAAGGGTTCGCTGTGGGAGCGCATCCCGGGCGACGACTGGAACAAGGCCGCCGGCCTGCGCACCCTGCTGAGCTTCATGTGGGGCCACCCGGGCAAGCAGCTGCTGTTCCAGGGCCAGGAGCTGGGCCAGAACCGCGAGTGGAACCACGACGAGTCGATCGCGTGGGACAACCTCGACGGCTGGGGCGGCGAGTTCCACCGCGGCATCCAGCTGCTGGTCAAGGACCTCAACGCCATCTACCGCGGCACCGACGCCCTGTGGTCGCGCGACGACCGCCCCGAGGGCTTCTCGTGGATCAACGCCGATGACGCGAACAACAGCGTGCTGTCCTTCGTCCGCTACGGCGAGGACGGTTCGGCGCTGGCGTGCGTGTACAACCTGTCGGGCGCGACGCAGGAGCGCTACCGCATCGGCGTCCCCCGCGCGGGCGAGTGGACCGAGGTGCTCAACACCAACGACGAGCGGTACGCCGGTTCGGGCTACGGCCTCAACGGCACGCTCACCGCGCAGCAGTTCGGCTGGAACGGCCAGGACCAGTCGTTCGAGCTGACCCTGCCGGCGCACACCGCGGTGTGGTTCCGCCACGAGGGCTGA
- a CDS encoding maltotransferase domain-containing protein yields the protein MTGRLGIDDVRPQVDGGATPSKAVAGEVVPVFAVVWREGHDALNATLNVKGPKESTFAARTQRIPMRFSDHDPNQVNATFVPDAPGLWTFRVDAWSDPMATWRNAVTKKIEAGQSAEELANDLEIGARLFDRAATGAATVYRSHLRGVAQSLRSDAELRARVSPALSDETRGILELHPLRELLTRGKTRKVLVERREALVGSWYEFFPRSNGGFDEDGNLLHGTFRTAIPQLDRAARMGFDVVYLPPIHPIGEINRKGRNNTLTPEPGDVGSPWAIGSAAGGHDAIEPKLGGEDEFAEFVAAAEERGLEVALDLALQCAPDHPWAAAHPDWFTVLPDGTIAYAENPPKKYQDIYPLNFDNDPKGLYEEVLRVVRFWIKRGVKVFRVDNPHTKPGNFWEWLIETVHQTNPEVIFLAEAFTAPARLYGLAKAGFTQSYIYFPWKTTKKELTEFGEEIVRHTDIARPSLWVNTPDILHEFLVKGGRAAFAIRAALAATMSPLWGMYSGFELYENVPVKEGSEEYLDSEKYQLRHRDFDAALEAGDSLEPFITLLNTLRREHPALQQLRTLRFHDIGNDNLLAYSKIDPLTGDAVMVVINLDPWSAQEGILDIDMNAIGRRSTDRIDVRDLVTGQRFNWGKQNFVRLEPWSNVAHIIQLPDVPENLRRKLAWRDVPDYEG from the coding sequence GTGACCGGACGACTCGGAATCGACGATGTACGACCCCAGGTTGACGGTGGCGCCACCCCGTCCAAGGCGGTGGCCGGTGAAGTCGTCCCCGTCTTCGCCGTCGTCTGGCGCGAGGGCCACGACGCCCTCAACGCCACGCTGAACGTCAAGGGCCCGAAGGAGTCCACCTTCGCCGCCCGCACCCAGCGCATCCCCATGCGCTTCAGCGACCACGACCCCAACCAGGTCAACGCGACCTTCGTCCCCGACGCCCCGGGCCTGTGGACCTTCCGCGTCGACGCCTGGTCCGACCCGATGGCCACCTGGCGCAACGCCGTGACCAAGAAGATCGAGGCCGGCCAGTCCGCCGAGGAACTGGCCAACGACCTCGAGATCGGCGCCCGCCTGTTCGACCGCGCCGCCACCGGCGCCGCCACCGTCTACCGCTCGCACCTGCGCGGCGTGGCCCAGTCGCTGCGCTCCGACGCCGAGCTGCGCGCCCGCGTCTCCCCCGCCCTGTCCGACGAGACCCGCGGCATCCTGGAGCTGCACCCCCTGCGCGAGCTGCTCACCCGCGGCAAGACCCGCAAGGTCCTCGTCGAGCGCCGCGAGGCCCTGGTCGGTTCCTGGTACGAATTCTTCCCGCGCTCCAACGGCGGCTTCGACGAGGACGGCAACCTGCTGCACGGCACGTTCCGCACCGCGATCCCGCAGCTGGACCGCGCGGCCCGCATGGGCTTCGACGTCGTCTACCTGCCCCCGATCCACCCGATCGGCGAGATCAACCGCAAGGGCCGCAACAACACCCTGACCCCCGAGCCGGGCGACGTGGGCTCCCCGTGGGCCATCGGCTCCGCCGCCGGCGGCCACGACGCCATCGAGCCGAAGCTCGGCGGCGAGGACGAGTTCGCCGAGTTCGTCGCCGCCGCCGAGGAGCGCGGCCTGGAGGTCGCCCTCGACCTGGCCCTGCAGTGCGCCCCCGACCACCCGTGGGCCGCGGCGCACCCGGACTGGTTCACCGTCCTGCCCGACGGCACCATCGCCTACGCCGAGAACCCGCCGAAGAAGTACCAGGACATCTACCCCCTGAACTTCGACAACGACCCGAAGGGCCTCTACGAGGAGGTCCTGCGCGTGGTCCGCTTCTGGATCAAGCGCGGCGTCAAGGTCTTCCGCGTGGACAACCCCCACACCAAGCCGGGCAACTTCTGGGAGTGGCTGATCGAGACGGTCCACCAGACCAACCCCGAGGTCATCTTCCTGGCCGAGGCCTTCACCGCCCCGGCCCGCCTGTACGGCCTGGCCAAGGCCGGCTTCACGCAGTCCTACATCTACTTCCCGTGGAAGACCACGAAGAAGGAGCTGACGGAGTTCGGCGAGGAGATCGTCAGGCACACCGACATCGCCCGCCCGTCGCTGTGGGTCAACACCCCGGACATCCTCCACGAGTTCCTGGTCAAGGGCGGACGTGCGGCGTTCGCCATCCGCGCCGCGCTGGCCGCGACCATGTCGCCGCTGTGGGGCATGTACTCCGGCTTCGAGCTCTACGAGAACGTGCCGGTGAAGGAGGGCTCCGAGGAGTACCTGGACAGCGAGAAGTACCAGCTGCGCCACCGCGACTTCGACGCCGCGCTGGAGGCGGGCGATTCGCTCGAGCCGTTCATCACGCTGCTGAACACCCTGCGCCGCGAGCACCCGGCCCTGCAGCAGCTGCGCACCCTGCGGTTCCACGACATCGGCAACGACAACCTGCTGGCGTACTCCAAGATCGACCCGCTGACCGGCGACGCCGTGATGGTCGTCATCAACCTCGACCCGTGGAGCGCCCAGGAGGGCATCCTCGACATCGACATGAACGCCATCGGCCGCCGCAGCACCGACCGGATCGACGTCCGGGATCTGGTCACCGGCCAGCGCTTCAACTGGGGCAAGCAGAACTTCGTGCGCCTCGAGCCGTGGTCCAACGTCGCGCACATCATCCAGCTGCCCGACGTGCCCGAGAACCTGCGCCGCAAGCTGGCCTGGCGCGACGTCCCCGATTACGAGGGCTGA
- a CDS encoding ABC transporter ATP-binding protein, with translation MADFDTDFNDDDFDDDLLVDFRGVSLKRGGRTLVGPLDWQVELDERWVVLGPNGAGKTSLMRIAAAEEFPSSGVARVMGERLGRTDMRDLRTMIGLTSSALAHRIPDDEKVADLVISASYSVLGRWRETYEEMDFDQAADILEKMGAEHLADRTWGTLSEGERKRVLIARALMVNPELLLLDEPGAGLDLGGREDLVGYLGDLALDADAPAIVMITHHVEEIPYGFTHGMLLDDGGVVAQGLIEDVLTSENLSKAFHQSIAVDRIDGRFFARRARKAGAHRRGK, from the coding sequence GTGGCTGACTTTGACACTGACTTCAACGACGATGACTTCGACGACGACCTTTTGGTCGACTTTCGCGGGGTCTCGCTCAAGCGCGGCGGCCGTACCCTGGTCGGTCCCCTGGACTGGCAGGTGGAGCTCGACGAGCGCTGGGTGGTGCTCGGGCCGAACGGCGCGGGCAAGACGTCGCTGATGCGCATCGCGGCGGCCGAGGAGTTCCCCTCCTCTGGCGTGGCGCGGGTGATGGGGGAGCGCCTGGGCCGGACGGACATGCGCGACCTGCGCACGATGATCGGCCTGACGTCCTCCGCGCTGGCGCACCGCATCCCCGACGACGAGAAGGTCGCGGACCTGGTCATCTCGGCCTCGTACTCGGTGCTGGGCCGCTGGCGCGAGACGTACGAGGAGATGGACTTCGACCAGGCCGCGGACATCCTGGAGAAAATGGGCGCGGAGCATCTGGCGGACCGCACGTGGGGGACCCTGTCGGAGGGCGAGCGCAAGCGGGTGCTCATCGCGCGGGCGCTGATGGTCAATCCTGAGCTGCTGCTCCTCGACGAACCGGGCGCCGGCCTGGATCTCGGCGGCCGCGAGGATCTGGTCGGGTACCTGGGGGATCTCGCGCTCGATGCGGATGCCCCGGCGATCGTCATGATCACCCACCACGTCGAGGAGATCCCGTACGGGTTCACGCACGGGATGCTTCTCGACGACGGCGGCGTGGTCGCCCAGGGCCTCATCGAGGATGTGCTGACCAGCGAGAATTTGTCGAAGGCCTTCCACCAGTCCATTGCGGTGGACCGCATCGACGGTCGATTCTTCGCGCGCCGGGCCCGCAAGGCCGGCGCGCACAGGAGGGGCAAGTAG
- a CDS encoding NUDIX hydrolase — protein MGTKENRDGAGTATPATPRLASTVLLVRDSLHGIELYVQERVSTMKFAANMTVFPGGGVDARDFPGDVDGDGHESPRLTWSGHPPQWWAEKLNVAPATARALVCAAVRETFEETGTLLAADASGTTIADSGRYHAQRKALESHELAFSDFMAEEGLGLRSDLLRPWSNWVTPENLPTRYDTYFFLAAHPEGQVADGDTSEASSTGWFRPTALMEGWRDRKVGLMPPTWAQIKRLLPYATVAEVLAAADAGEEPSVRTTSDFFGDPFMDEFFAVATHLGHLRENAARGRG, from the coding sequence ATGGGAACGAAAGAGAATCGGGACGGCGCCGGCACGGCCACGCCGGCGACCCCGCGGCTGGCGTCGACGGTGCTGCTGGTGCGCGATTCGCTGCACGGCATCGAGCTGTACGTGCAGGAGCGCGTGAGCACCATGAAGTTCGCCGCGAACATGACGGTCTTCCCCGGGGGCGGGGTGGACGCGCGCGATTTCCCCGGCGACGTCGACGGCGACGGGCACGAGAGCCCGCGGCTGACGTGGTCGGGCCATCCGCCGCAGTGGTGGGCGGAGAAGCTCAACGTCGCCCCGGCGACGGCCCGCGCGCTGGTGTGCGCGGCGGTGCGCGAGACCTTCGAGGAGACCGGCACGCTGCTGGCCGCCGATGCGTCGGGCACCACGATCGCGGATTCGGGGCGCTATCACGCTCAGCGCAAGGCGCTGGAATCCCATGAATTGGCGTTCTCCGACTTCATGGCGGAGGAAGGGCTGGGCCTGCGCTCGGACCTGCTGCGCCCGTGGAGCAATTGGGTGACGCCGGAGAATCTGCCGACGCGCTACGACACGTACTTCTTCCTCGCCGCCCACCCGGAGGGCCAGGTGGCCGACGGCGACACTTCCGAGGCGTCGTCGACGGGCTGGTTCCGGCCGACCGCGCTGATGGAGGGTTGGCGCGACCGCAAGGTGGGGCTCATGCCGCCGACGTGGGCGCAGATCAAGCGGCTGCTGCCGTACGCGACCGTCGCGGAGGTGCTCGCGGCCGCCGACGCCGGCGAGGAGCCTTCGGTCCGCACGACCAGCGACTTCTTCGGCGACCCGTTCATGGACGAGTTCTTCGCGGTGGCCACGCACCTGGGGCACCTGCGGGAGAACGCCGCGCGGGGTCGCGGGTGA
- a CDS encoding THUMP-like domain-containing protein, with translation MSLSADEVRALLADPDLAAAAADLELSDASLLSDLAHLKSALPESPAMARAVVELERARRSVRGKLPDGWLLDSDSAQQATHAAVARSRARRLAKAVESGVAPGVHDVTCSIGAEIAALAEEGITVLGTDIDLARALMARHNAPGAHVAVADALAPVSEGMIVVADPARRAGGRRIPRPEDLLPPLPDLIDAWRGPSARVRHEMAIKCAPGIDYSGWEGEAAVTSVDGGVKEVCLYTPGLAGTSIAGTGGVAKRSAQLLRTRGAGAPPELYDDTMPDDCGAGDAGRYIIDPDGAVVRAGLVRHYAAAHGLRQLDERIAHLTGDAIPPGASGFEVLEQVPLKRVRQALAARDCASAEILVRGVDANPDVLRKQWKLGGGGKKGRGGGGPGVALGVVVTRIGSAATAFVCGPRQRGPGP, from the coding sequence GTGAGCCTGTCCGCCGATGAGGTCCGGGCGCTGCTGGCGGATCCCGATCTCGCCGCGGCGGCCGCGGACCTCGAACTTTCCGACGCCTCGCTGCTCTCCGACCTGGCGCACCTGAAGTCCGCCCTGCCGGAGTCGCCCGCCATGGCGCGGGCGGTCGTCGAGCTGGAGCGCGCCCGCCGGTCGGTGCGGGGGAAGCTTCCCGACGGGTGGCTGCTGGATTCGGATTCGGCGCAGCAGGCCACGCACGCCGCCGTCGCGCGGTCGCGGGCCCGGCGCCTGGCCAAGGCGGTCGAAAGCGGGGTCGCGCCGGGCGTCCACGACGTCACCTGCTCCATCGGCGCCGAAATCGCGGCGCTGGCGGAGGAGGGCATCACGGTCCTGGGCACCGACATCGACCTCGCCCGCGCGCTCATGGCCCGCCACAACGCGCCGGGCGCGCACGTCGCCGTCGCCGATGCGCTGGCGCCGGTCAGCGAGGGGATGATCGTCGTCGCCGATCCCGCGCGCCGGGCCGGCGGCCGCCGCATCCCGCGCCCGGAGGATCTGCTCCCGCCGTTGCCGGACCTCATCGACGCCTGGCGCGGCCCCTCGGCCCGCGTGCGGCACGAGATGGCCATCAAATGCGCGCCCGGCATCGACTACTCCGGTTGGGAAGGCGAAGCCGCGGTCACCTCGGTCGACGGCGGAGTCAAGGAGGTCTGCCTGTATACGCCGGGCCTTGCGGGCACGTCGATCGCGGGCACGGGCGGCGTCGCCAAGCGGAGCGCGCAACTGCTGCGGACCCGGGGCGCCGGCGCGCCCCCGGAGCTCTACGACGACACGATGCCCGACGACTGCGGGGCCGGGGACGCGGGCCGCTACATCATCGACCCCGATGGGGCGGTCGTCCGCGCCGGGCTGGTGCGGCATTACGCGGCCGCGCATGGGCTGCGGCAGCTCGACGAGCGGATCGCGCACCTGACCGGCGACGCCATCCCACCGGGGGCCTCGGGGTTCGAGGTGCTCGAGCAGGTGCCCCTGAAGAGGGTGCGGCAGGCGCTCGCGGCGCGCGATTGCGCGTCGGCGGAGATCCTCGTGCGCGGCGTCGACGCCAACCCGGACGTGCTGCGCAAGCAGTGGAAGCTGGGCGGCGGCGGAAAAAAGGGGAGGGGCGGGGGAGGCCCGGGGGTGGCCCTGGGCGTCGTGGTCACGCGAATCGGATCGGCGGCCACGGCCTTCGTCTGCGGCCCCCGGCAGCGGGGTCCCGGCCCCTGA